One uncultured Carboxylicivirga sp. genomic window, AACAAAAATTGCAGCAGACAAAATATTATATGATAAAGCTTGTGACCTGGCAGAAGACAAGGTAACCGTTAGTTACTTTGGTCAGTGTTCGGTTGATGGTAAACCCGGATTTAAAGCAACTTATTGGAATAATCCAAATCGAGAAGGTGATATTGTAACATCTCAGCAAATTGTAAATCCGATTAAGATGACCACTGCTGGTCAGCACGAATTTGCATCCGGTGTAAAGTTGGAGGGCTTTTCGGCTATTTACGAAACCGATTTCGTTCCAAAGGTCAGTGAAGAAATTGTTTTTAAGGGTGGCGCAACAGGTTATTTTGAATTATTGGTTAATGGAGAAACAATCAAAAAGTATAACAACTGGAGAACGTTGCCATCACGAATGCCTTTTAAGGTTGAGGCCGGACAGAAATATAAAATTCAAATTCTCTATAATCAGTCAAATAACTGGCAGGCTAATATTGAATTTGACTTTGGTAAAGAAATAGATGTTGATTATACAAACCTGATCAATAAGTTAAAAGGAGTTGATGATGTGATTTTTGTTGGAGGATTATCCGGTAACCTTGAAGGAGAAGAAATGCCGGTTAATTATCCGGGTTTTAAAGGTGGAGACCGAACAAATATCGAACTACCATCGGTACAGCGTAATTGTCTGAAGGCTTTGAAAGAAGCAGGCAAAAAAGTGATTTTCGTGAATTGCTCAGGATCGGCTATTGCATTGGCTCCTGAAACAGAGAGTTGCGATGCCATTTTGCAGGCCTGGTATCCGGGCGAATCGGGTGGTCTGGCGGTTGCTGACGTGTTGTTTGGCGATTATAACCCTTCAGGAAAGTTACCTGTAACTTTCTATGAAAATTCGGAAAAGCTGGGGGATTTCGAGGATTATTCAATGAAAGGAAAAACCTATCGTTATACAACTGAAGCTCTGTTTCCGTTTGGGTTTGGTTTAAGTTATACTCAATTTACTATTGGAGAGGCTAAAGCAGACAAAAACAGTATTCAGCCCAATGAATCGGTTGAACTGTCAATTCCTGTATCCAATGTGGGGCAACGCAGCGGAACTGAGATTTTACAGGTTTATATACGCAAAGTCAACGATATGGATGGACCCCTTAAAAGCCTGAGAGCTTATGAACGGGTTGAACTCGCAAAAGGCAAAACGGTCAAGGCTAAAATAGTATTACCTCCATCATCATTTGAGTTCTACGATTGGTCACAGAGAAAAATGACAGTTACCAAAGGTGAGTACGAAGTTTATTATGGAAATAGTTCAAAAGAGGAAGATCTAAAGAAAATTAGAATTTCCATTTTATAAGTAATCAAATTATCTTAACTGTTTTAAGTAAAGGGATGAGACTTTTAAATACCTTGATTATTTTTTTACTTCTGGGTGTTGTTAATACTTCTGCCAGTGCATTTGTTATTAATTCTTCCGACAAAAAACTTCAAGTTCAATTAATAAATGACCGAAAAAGTGACTGTTGTAAATGGTATTTAAAAGTTGGATATCTTGTTGGAGAGCATTATAGTGAAATAATTCCCCGCATTGATTTGGGTTTGGTGCGAAATGATCAGGTATTTGCAAAAGAATTAAAACTGGTTAAAACGAGTAAGATACATAGCTTGTATGAAGACTATCATTCGATGCACGGAAAGCGTTCTAATCGTATAAATGAAGGTAATGAGGTACTTGTGACTTTTGTGACTCCACAAAAATCGAAAATGAATCTGTTTTTAAGAGTTTATAATGATGGGGTTGCTTTTCGGTATGAATTTCCGGATAAAGAAGGTAGCTATATTATAAATGATGAATTAACAGCTTATTCTGTTTCAGATAGTACCAAAAGGTGGTTAGAGAAATTTAATCCGGCAAACGAAGGGCTTTATTCTTGCCAGATGGATGGCAGTATACAACAGGATTGGTGCTATCCGGCACTTTTTCAGTGTCAGGACAGCGATTGTTGGTTTCTGATTCATGAAGCAGATCTTGATCGAAACTACTGCGGAACCAAATTAACAAATTTTGAAGATGGAAATGTTTATAAACTCACTTTTCCTGATGATTGGAATGGCAGAGGTACAGGCCAAATACATCCGTCAATAACGTTACCCTGGAAATCGCCCTGGAGAAGTATTATTGTTGGTAGTTTGACCGATATTGTTGAATCAACCCTGATTGATGACATATCATCTCCTTCAGTCTTAATGGATACAAGCTGGATTAAACCGGGTTTGTCTTCCTGGAATTATTGGTCTGATAATCATGGCACCAAAGACTATCAGGTTATATGTAAATTTGCTGATTTGGCTGCCGATATGGGCTGGCCTTATACATTACTCGATTGGGAATGGGATACAATGGGTAATGGAGGTGATCTGAATGATGCACTGACTTATATTCACTCTCTTGGTTTGAAACCTCTGATTTGGTATAATTCTGGGGGCGATCATACATGGGTTGGTGCAACTCCTAAGGATAGGATGCTTACGCATGAGAACCGAATGGCTGAGTTTTGGAAACTGAAAGAGATGGGAATTGCAGGTGTAAAAGTTGACTTTTTTGAAAGTGAAAAGCAAAATATGATTAACTATTATCTGGATATACTTGAGGATGCAGCCCGTTTTGAAATAATGGTATATTTTCATGGATGTCTTGTGCCACGTGGATGGCAGCGGACTTATCCACACCTGATGACCTATGAGGGAGTTCGCGGTGCCGAATGGTATAATAATGGTCCGGAGTTTACTACAACAGCACCTGAACACAATATTACTTTGCCATTTACGCGAAATGTTGTCGGTTCAATGGATTATACTCCGGTAACTTTCACCAATTCACAATATCCTCATATCACTTCTTATGGACATGAATTAGCTTTAAGTGTGATATTTGAATCCGGTATTCAGCACATGGCTGATCGTCCTGAAGGGTATTACCGATTACCCTATGCTGTTAAAAATTTTCTGAGAACTGTACCTTGTAGTTGGGACGATACTAAATTGCTGGATGGCTATCCGGGACAATTTTCCGTTTTAGCACGCCGCAAAGGTAATGATTGGTATGTGGGGAGTATTAATTCTGATTCGAAGGAAAAAAATCAAACTGTTCAATTTGATTTCCTAACAATTGGTAAAACATACAAACTAACACTAATCTCAGATGGAGAGCACGATCAAGCTTTTTCTATAAAGCATCTGGTAATTGACAGTAATTCGGTTCTTAATGTAAATATGCTTCGAAGGGGTGGTTTTGCTGCCAGGATTATCCCCTTAAATTAATAAATAAAGCTATGAAGTACCTCAAGTCATATTTTTAATTGTAGTTTTTATCAAGTAACGATTGATTGAACGTGTAATTCAGAGCGACAGTTTTAACTGGGTGCTCTGAAATATTTGATTGGAATTCAATGGCTTCAAAAAATATAATGTATGAAAAGGATCTTGCTCAATATCTTAGTCACTATACTATTGATTGGTTGCAATAGTTCAAACATTGATAACGATTTAAAACTATGGTACGATAAGCCCGCTATTCACTTCGAAGAGGCTTTAGTTATAGGTAATGGCAAAACAGGTGCAACAGTATTTGGTGGGGTTCATACTGATAAGATTCATCTTAACGATGCTACTTTGTGGAGTGGGGAGCCTGTGGATAGATATATGAACCCTGAAACTTATAAAAACATTCCTGCTGTCAGAGAAGCCTTGGAAAATGAAGATTATAAGTTAGCAGAGCAGCTTAATAAAAAAATACAGGGTAAGTTCTCACAATCATACGCACCCCTTGGTACAATGTATCTCGAATTTAATAAGCCAAAAGATATTGTAGACTATTATCGGGAACTTGATATTAGCAATGCTGTTGCTAAAGTAAAATATAAGTGCGACGGGGTGACTTATTATCGCGAATATCTGGTATCTAATCCCGATAAGTTAATGGTGATCAAACTATCAGCTGATAAGAAAAATGCACTAAATTTCAATCTGAAATTTGATAGCCAGTTAAAATATAAGACTGTAGCCAACCAAAACGGATTAGAAATATCAGGATATGCTCCGTATCATACTGTACCAAGTTATTGGGGCAGCGATAATCCGGTTCGTTTTGACGAAAAACGTGGTACAAGATTTTCTGCTCATTTCAACGTTTTGAATGAAGGTGGTGAGGTTATTGTAAGTGATAGTGGTATTCAGGTTAATGAGGCCAATGAGGTTATCTTGCACATTTGTACTGCTACAAGCTTTAATGGTTTTGATAAGAATCCTGCCAGCCAGGGATTAGATAACCAGTCTATTGCAAAGCAATTGCTTAGGCAGTCTGCAATAAGAAAGTATGAAACCATTAAGACAGATCATATAAAGGATTATCAGTCGTTTTTTAACAGAGTTAAACTTCAACTTGGTGATTTTAATAGTCCTGATTTGCCCACAGATCAGCGCTTAATCAAATATACTGAGGGAGCTGAAGATAAAGGTTTGGAAATATTGTATTTTCAGTATGGACGGTACTTGCTTATTTCCAGCTCTCGTACTGATCAGGTTCCTGCTAACCTGCAAGGTATCTGGAATCCGTATATTCGTCCGCCTTGGAGTAGCAATTATACCATGAATATTAATGTAGAAGAAAATTACTGGTTAGCTGAGTCCGCAAATCTTTCAGAAATGCATCAGCCATTTTTAAATTTTATTGGTAATCTGGCTGAAACAGGTAAAGTTACCGCTAAAACATTTTATGGGGTTGATAAGGGCTGGGCAGCCTGCCATAACTCCGATATTTGGGCAATGAGTAATCCGGTTGGAGATTTTGGTTACGGAGATCCAATGTGGGCATGCTGGAATATGAGTGGAACGTGGGTTGTTACTCATCTTTGGGATCACTATTTGTATTCTGGCGATAAAGAATTTCTAAGTAGTTATGCTTATCCTCTAATGAAGGGAGCAGCTGAATTTTGTCTTAATTGGTTAGTAGAGGATAAAAATGGAAATCTTATCACTTCACCATCAACATCACCCGAGAATACCTATATTACCTCAGATGGTTTAAAAGGTGCGACACTTTACGGGGCAACTTGTGATTTGGCTATGATACGCGAATGTTTTGGACAAACAATCAAGGCTTCTCAAATACTTAATATTGATGCTTCCTTGAGGGATAGTATGAGTAGTGCCCTGAGCAAATTATACCCTTATCAGATTGGAAAAAAGGGCAATCTTCAGGAGTGGTATCACGATTGGGAAGATGCTGAACCTCAACATCGTCACCAGACACACTTATTTGGATTGCATCCCGGAAATCATATTACTCCGTTAACTGAACCTAATTTAGCTGAAGCTTGCCGAACATCACTTGAAATAAAAGGTGACGAAACTACCGGATGGTCAAAAGGTTGGCGTATTAACCTTTGGGCCAGACTTTGGGATGGGAACAGAGCTTATAAACTATACCGTGAATTATTGACATATGTATCCCCTAATGGTGTCGAAAACGTAAATTATGGCGGGGGAGGTGGAACTTACCCCAATTTATTGGATGCTCACCCTCCTTTTCAAATAGATGGAAATTTTGGTGGTGCTGCAGGGGTGATTGAAATGTTAATGCAATCAAATGAAGAACGGATCATTTTATTGCCAGCTATACCGGATGTATGGTCTGAAGGAACAGTTACAGGGCTTTGTGCCCGAGGAGGCTTCGAAATTTCAATGAAGTGGAAAGAAGGTAAATTGTCAGAAGTGGAAGTTTTATCTAAAATAGGTAATAGATGTTCCTTAAAATATGATGGAAAAACAATAGGGTTTGATACCAAAGTTGATGGTAAGTATTGTTTTGTATACACTAGAGGAGAATTAAAAAATAGAATTTAACTTTACAATAAAAATACTAATTCATACAATATGAAAGTAATTAACTCAATGCTGATTCTGGTTCTTCTGATTGGTATAGGTTGTACTTCACAATCGTATATCAAGACAGAAACTGGTATAAAGACAACTATTGATTCGATAGTAGTTGAAGTAAACTTTTATACAGCTGACATTGTTCGGGTCACCAAATCTCTGTCAGGGGAATCTTTTGAAAAGAAAAGTCTTTCAGTAGTTAAAGAACCAGAAAATGTGACTTTTAAGGTAAAAGAATCAGGTATACATATTTTGTTGGAAAGCGAACGATTAATGGTACAGATCGATACCCAAACAGGGGGCATATCCTATCTGGGATCAAATGGTGATACTCTTTTTCTGGAAAAAGCTGCAAGTGCAACTTTCACGCCATTTAACGATGCTGGCAATGAAACATATTCCGTTAAGCAAACGTTTATCCTCGCCCCAGACGAGGCAATCTACGGGCTTGGAATCCTTCAAAATGGGATAATGTCTCAACGCAACCAACAAGTACACATGGTTCAGAATAACACCTGGGATTTTTCTACATTTTTTCAATCGGTAAAAGGGTACGGTCTATTTTGGGATAACTATTCACCAACTGATTTTACGGACGATGAATCGGGTACCGAATTCGCTTCAGAAGTTGGCGATTGTATTGATTATTATTTTATGTATGGCGGAAATGCTGATGGAGTGGTTGCTGAAATGCGCAACCTGACCGGAAAAGTACCTATGTTTCCTCTTTGGACTTATGGTTTTTGGCAAAGTCGCGAGCGTTATAAAACTCAGGAAGAAACTGTTGGAGTAGTTAAAAAATACCGTGAGTTAGGTGTTCCGTTAGACGGTATTATTCAGGACTGGCAGTATTGGGGTGATAATTACCACTGGAATGGCATGTCTTTTAAAAATCAGGGGTTTCCAGATCCCCAAAAATTTGTCGATGATGTTCATAATTTGAATGCACACATGATTATTTCAATCTGGTCATCTTTTGGTCCCAAAACTCCACAATATAAAATTTTGAAAGATAAGGACATGTTAATGGATTTTCAAACATGGCCACAATCAGGGAAAGAAGGTTGGCCTCCGGATATGAATTATCCATCTGGAGTGCAGGTCTACGATCCTTATAATCCCGAGGCCCGAGATATTTATTGGAAATATTTGAGTGAAGGGCTTTTCTCGTTGGGAATTGATGGTTGGTGGATGGATTCGACAGAACCAGACCACATGGATATTAAACCGGAAGATTTCGATAATAAAACCTATTTGGGCTCTTTCCGCAAAGTTCGGAATGCATTCCCACTTGCAACTGTTGGAGGTGTTTACGATCATCAGCGCAAAGCCTCTTCTGATAAAAGGGTATTTATTTTAACACGTTCTGGTTTTGCAGGTCAACAACGCTATGGTTGTAATGTTTGGTCTGGAGACCTGGGCTCCTCATGGGATGCCTTGCGGAATCAAGTTCCGGCCGGACTGAATTTTACCCTGACCGGAAATCCGAATTTCAATACCGATATCGGTGGTTTTTTTGCAGGTGCTTACAATAAATCGTGGAATGACGGAACAGCTTCGAAAAATCCACTATTCCAGGAGTTGTATGTACGCTGGATGCAATATGGGATATTTACCCCAATGATGCGTTCGCACGGAACCGAAATGAAACGGGAGATCTACTATTTTGGTAAACAAGGCGAGCCAATATACGATGCCATTGCAAGTGCCATCAACCTGCGTTATTTATTGCTGCCATATATTTATACTACTTCGTGGAATGTTACCAATGCCAATAACAGTTTTATGCGTGCTTTAGTAATGGATTTTCCGTCAGATAAGAAAATATGGGACATGAACAACGAGTATATGTTTGGCCAGTCGCTTCTTGTAGCACCGGTGCTGTCAGCCCATTATACTCCTGAGAAAATGGTGAAGGTTGATGAAGCAACAGGTTGGAACAAAGGAGGTGCAAGAACTAAAGAGGGTTATCCGGTAGTTGATTTTACAAAAACGAAATCCTCCACTGTTTATCTACCGAAAGGAACAACCTGGTATGATTTCTGGACAAATGAAAAGTTTGATGGAGGTCAGGAAATTTCAAAAGAAACCACCATAAATACAATACCGTTGTATGTAAAAGCCGGAAGTATTCTCCCTATTGGTCCGAAAGTTCAATACGCAACCGAGACGAATTGGGATAATTTAGAAATCCGCATTTACGCAGATGCCGATGGTGAATTTACTTTTTATGAAGACGAAAACGATAATTATAACTACGAAAAAGGTGTATATTCAACTATTCCTTTTGAGTGGAATGATGCCGAGAAAACACTAACCATTGGTGAACGTAAGGGTGAATTCCCAGGTATGCTCACTGAAAGAACATTCAACATTGTATTTGCATCTAAAGACAAAAATGTTGGCACATTGAATAAAGTAGTACATTATTCAGGTAAAGAAGTTGTCGTCAAATTGTAATAAGATAAAACTAAAAAATAATAATTTTATGCAGTATTTCAATCAGCCTGAACATGTTTCAGGTTGATTGAAATTGCATTGTTTTAGGTATTTGCGAAGGCTAATGTCTTTCTTTTTAATACATTCAGATTAATAATATGAACTCGACCTCTAAACTAAATAGTATAGTAGTAGCTGTAATTCTGCTATTCTTATTCATTTCCAGGAATACTTTTGCCCAAAGTCCTGAAACGGAAAAAGGAGATAGCATTTATCTCGATTTTAAAATGGAGCTGATGTGGAAGGCTAAGGTCAAGATCGGAAAAACGATTAATGTTGGAGAGAGTAAACGAGGTTCAAGGCATATGATTCCCATTATCGGTGGTACATTTAGAGGGCCAAATATTAACGGCGAAGTTTTACCTTATGGTGAAGACTGGCAGCTAGTACGTCCTGATGGTGATACAGAACTTAATGCGCGATATTTGCTTCAAACTGAAGATGGTATAATCATTCGCATTGCAAACAAAGCCTTAATGCATAAGCCAGCCAAAGATGATGAAGGTGGTTTTTATGTGAAATCTGTGGTTGACATTGAAGCTCCTTCTGAAAGTATTTACGACAATTTAAACCATGCTGTCTTTATAGGAACGCTCGAAATCCCGCAAATAGAGCCAAACGAAGAGCCATATGTTGTAATTGGCGTTTATAAAGTACTATAGTTTAAGGTCAAATTTGATATTAATTATCAATGTTAGTTTAATATTAAACTTTTAATTTCTTCTTTTTATTGAAGAGCTTTAGATTAGAATATGTCTTTTGGGGATTGTTGAAATTTTTTACAAAATATATCAACTAAATAGTAAATATCAATTATTTTACCTTCCATTAGAACTGAGTGTATATATTTAAATATCAAATGTATAATGCAATAAAATACTCATTTCTTTTTTGTTAGTTATCAGGTTCTTTTATTGAACTAAAGTTAAAGTCATAAATATGAAAAATATAGGGTTAATAATTATAGCTGTTCTACTTAATTTGAATCTATTGGCACAGTCGGATAATCAGGTGCTTGTAAATACAGGTAATGAGCCGATTAAGACTGGTAAATTTGAGCCAACTTGGGAATCGTTACAGCAATACGAGGTGCCTGAATGGTTTCGAAATGCCAAATTTGGTATATGGGCACATTGGGGACCACAATGTCAACCGGAGCAAGGCGACTGGTATGCCCGATTTATGTATGATGAAGGTAGTAGGCAGTATAATTGGCATTTAGAGAACTATGGGCATCCCTCAAAAGCTGGATTTAAAGAGGTTATTCACGACTGGAAAGCCGAAAATTGGGACCCTGAAAAATTAGTGGCTCTTTACAAACGCGCAGGTGCTCAATATTTCTTTGCAATGGCTAATCACCACGATAACCTGGATATGTGGAATAGTAAATATCAGGAATGGAATACAACGCGTGTTGGTCCCAAACAGGATATTATTAGTGAATGGGCCAAAGCAGCTAAAAAATATGATCTTCCTCTGGGATTAAGTGTTCATGCTGCACATGCCTGGACGTGGATGGAAACATCTCAGCGTTCGGATAAAAAAGGAAAGTGGGAAGGCATATCTTATGATGGTAAGCTTACAAAAGAAGATGGGAAAGGAACCTGGTGGGAAGGATTGGATCCTCAGGAATTGTATTCTCAAAATCATCCCTTAAGTAAAGGTAGTGAAAACGTAGGTCGTATTCACAGTCAATGGGCATGGGGAAATGAGGCTTCTATTCCTTCTCAGGATTACTGTGATAAATTTTACAACCGTACTATGGACCTGATTAATCAGTATAACCCTGATTTGTTATACTTCGATGATACAGCACTTCCTCTTTATCCGATCAGTGATGCAGGACTTCAAATTGCGGCCCACTATTACAATCACAATATGGCTACTCACGATGGGAATCTTGAAGCCGTTTTGTTTGGAAAAGTACTGACCGATGACCAGAAAAAATGTATGATATGGGATGTGGAAAGGGGAGCACCCGATAAGATACAGGCTGATGCCTGGCAAACATGTACCTGTATTGGTGATTGGCATTATAACAGGTCAACATACGATCATAACTGGTACAAATCAGCAAAAACAGTTATTCACATGTTAGTTGATATTGTCAGTAAAAACGGAAATTTGCTTTTAAATATTCCTGTTCGTGGCGATGGTACCATTGACGAAAAAGAAGTTGAAATACTTGAAGGTATTGCTGACTGGATGGATATCAACAAAGAAAGCATTTACGATACACGTCCATGGAAAAAATTTGGCGAAGGACCAGTAGCCGATCAGAAAAATCCAATTAATGCCCAGGGATTTAATGAAGGAAAAATTAAATTTTCTGCAAAAGATATAAGGTTTAATCAGAAAGGAAAAATTCTGTATGCAACAATTCTTGGAACACCTACTGATGATATAGTCATTACTTCATTAGCCAAGGAAAATTTAAAAAAGAAAATAAAAAAGATTGAGATGTTGGGCATCGATGAAAAACTCTCATGGAGTCAAGCGAATGATTCTCTCGTTATTCGAAAACCAGAGAATTGTCCCAATAATATTGCTGTTGTTTTTAAGATAAGTTTCAAATAGTTTTATTATCAAATTTTGTTTGTGAATGCTTATTGAAATTCAATACCGGATTTCAGCTCGGGACTTAATCGGGATTCAACCAGTCCTGTATTTCACAGAAAAAAAATAGGAATTTGAGCTAAGATAAGTATCCTAATGGATGCTTTATATAGTAATTATAATGTTAAATCAATAAGGAAGACTTAAGTGTTTATCATTATTTTGCAGAATCAGTTTTTGCTCAAGATACTTGTAAAAAAATGCAAAAAGTCTGAATGAAACATGTTTTAATGAAATTATAAATAGTTAATAATTTTGTGATTAAATAAAATTACTCATCTAAATTATGGTGTTAAGTGTTGAAATACTTTATGTTTTTTAATTATTAAGTCTTATTAATTCGTAAATTTTGTCTATCTTATTTTTACTATCCCCCTTTTTCTTATCACAGTTCTCATTTTATAAAACACTGTTATACTTCGATGTATTTTTTATACAAATAACTCTTTGTTGCATATAAATGTATATACTTATTTATAAATAGTTGTCGGTGTATAAATTATAATTTATACAAACCACTTTATCATTTCAAATGTGATAGGCTTACGGATACTCAAAAGAATTTTTGTTTTGAATCAATGATATGGTGGATAACCACACTCTTTTCATATAACTCCGTGTTCATTTTGTATGTGATTGACCTTCTGCTTTTAGTCTTCAATATCTATACAATCTTCTAAAAGCTTATTTGGTCAATGTTTTTCAATATGTAGGATATCCTTCCTATAAGCGATCTATTAACGTTATGGCTCTATTATCTAAAATCTTAATAATTATATCCAATATTAAAACTAAGCGATTATGGAAAAGTATACTTTGTGGATGGAATTAACATATTTTAATCAAAATTCACACTTATTGCTTAAAACTAAAACCAAAATTTTATGAAAAAAAGAAATCTCATTTTGCTTCTTTTTTTGTTTGTAGGCTTTACTGTGTTTGCCCAAAAAAAGGTGAGCGGGACTGTTTACGACAATGAGAACATGCCCATTCCTGGGGTAACAGTTCTTGAAAAGGGAACCTCCAACGGAATCATTACTGATATGGATGGTAATTATTTAATAACAGTTCCTGGAGACGATGCCGTATTAGTATTCTCTTTCATAGGAATGAAAACTCAAGAAATCACAGTTGGCACTCAAACTACCATTATAGTGAACATGGTACCTGATATGGCCGACCTGGACGAAGTGGTGGTGGTTGGTTATGGTGTACAAAAGAAGAAACTAGTGACAGGAGCTAACCTCTCCCTTGGATCAGATGATCTACAACGTCAGAACTCGACTCAGGCATTAGATGCTATTCAGACGATGTCTC contains:
- a CDS encoding glycoside hydrolase family 95 protein; the encoded protein is MKRILLNILVTILLIGCNSSNIDNDLKLWYDKPAIHFEEALVIGNGKTGATVFGGVHTDKIHLNDATLWSGEPVDRYMNPETYKNIPAVREALENEDYKLAEQLNKKIQGKFSQSYAPLGTMYLEFNKPKDIVDYYRELDISNAVAKVKYKCDGVTYYREYLVSNPDKLMVIKLSADKKNALNFNLKFDSQLKYKTVANQNGLEISGYAPYHTVPSYWGSDNPVRFDEKRGTRFSAHFNVLNEGGEVIVSDSGIQVNEANEVILHICTATSFNGFDKNPASQGLDNQSIAKQLLRQSAIRKYETIKTDHIKDYQSFFNRVKLQLGDFNSPDLPTDQRLIKYTEGAEDKGLEILYFQYGRYLLISSSRTDQVPANLQGIWNPYIRPPWSSNYTMNINVEENYWLAESANLSEMHQPFLNFIGNLAETGKVTAKTFYGVDKGWAACHNSDIWAMSNPVGDFGYGDPMWACWNMSGTWVVTHLWDHYLYSGDKEFLSSYAYPLMKGAAEFCLNWLVEDKNGNLITSPSTSPENTYITSDGLKGATLYGATCDLAMIRECFGQTIKASQILNIDASLRDSMSSALSKLYPYQIGKKGNLQEWYHDWEDAEPQHRHQTHLFGLHPGNHITPLTEPNLAEACRTSLEIKGDETTGWSKGWRINLWARLWDGNRAYKLYRELLTYVSPNGVENVNYGGGGGTYPNLLDAHPPFQIDGNFGGAAGVIEMLMQSNEERIILLPAIPDVWSEGTVTGLCARGGFEISMKWKEGKLSEVEVLSKIGNRCSLKYDGKTIGFDTKVDGKYCFVYTRGELKNRI
- a CDS encoding DUF3237 domain-containing protein — translated: MNSTSKLNSIVVAVILLFLFISRNTFAQSPETEKGDSIYLDFKMELMWKAKVKIGKTINVGESKRGSRHMIPIIGGTFRGPNINGEVLPYGEDWQLVRPDGDTELNARYLLQTEDGIIIRIANKALMHKPAKDDEGGFYVKSVVDIEAPSESIYDNLNHAVFIGTLEIPQIEPNEEPYVVIGVYKVL
- a CDS encoding glycoside hydrolase family 97 catalytic domain-containing protein yields the protein MRLLNTLIIFLLLGVVNTSASAFVINSSDKKLQVQLINDRKSDCCKWYLKVGYLVGEHYSEIIPRIDLGLVRNDQVFAKELKLVKTSKIHSLYEDYHSMHGKRSNRINEGNEVLVTFVTPQKSKMNLFLRVYNDGVAFRYEFPDKEGSYIINDELTAYSVSDSTKRWLEKFNPANEGLYSCQMDGSIQQDWCYPALFQCQDSDCWFLIHEADLDRNYCGTKLTNFEDGNVYKLTFPDDWNGRGTGQIHPSITLPWKSPWRSIIVGSLTDIVESTLIDDISSPSVLMDTSWIKPGLSSWNYWSDNHGTKDYQVICKFADLAADMGWPYTLLDWEWDTMGNGGDLNDALTYIHSLGLKPLIWYNSGGDHTWVGATPKDRMLTHENRMAEFWKLKEMGIAGVKVDFFESEKQNMINYYLDILEDAARFEIMVYFHGCLVPRGWQRTYPHLMTYEGVRGAEWYNNGPEFTTTAPEHNITLPFTRNVVGSMDYTPVTFTNSQYPHITSYGHELALSVIFESGIQHMADRPEGYYRLPYAVKNFLRTVPCSWDDTKLLDGYPGQFSVLARRKGNDWYVGSINSDSKEKNQTVQFDFLTIGKTYKLTLISDGEHDQAFSIKHLVIDSNSVLNVNMLRRGGFAARIIPLN
- a CDS encoding TIM-barrel domain-containing protein, yielding MKVINSMLILVLLIGIGCTSQSYIKTETGIKTTIDSIVVEVNFYTADIVRVTKSLSGESFEKKSLSVVKEPENVTFKVKESGIHILLESERLMVQIDTQTGGISYLGSNGDTLFLEKAASATFTPFNDAGNETYSVKQTFILAPDEAIYGLGILQNGIMSQRNQQVHMVQNNTWDFSTFFQSVKGYGLFWDNYSPTDFTDDESGTEFASEVGDCIDYYFMYGGNADGVVAEMRNLTGKVPMFPLWTYGFWQSRERYKTQEETVGVVKKYRELGVPLDGIIQDWQYWGDNYHWNGMSFKNQGFPDPQKFVDDVHNLNAHMIISIWSSFGPKTPQYKILKDKDMLMDFQTWPQSGKEGWPPDMNYPSGVQVYDPYNPEARDIYWKYLSEGLFSLGIDGWWMDSTEPDHMDIKPEDFDNKTYLGSFRKVRNAFPLATVGGVYDHQRKASSDKRVFILTRSGFAGQQRYGCNVWSGDLGSSWDALRNQVPAGLNFTLTGNPNFNTDIGGFFAGAYNKSWNDGTASKNPLFQELYVRWMQYGIFTPMMRSHGTEMKREIYYFGKQGEPIYDAIASAINLRYLLLPYIYTTSWNVTNANNSFMRALVMDFPSDKKIWDMNNEYMFGQSLLVAPVLSAHYTPEKMVKVDEATGWNKGGARTKEGYPVVDFTKTKSSTVYLPKGTTWYDFWTNEKFDGGQEISKETTINTIPLYVKAGSILPIGPKVQYATETNWDNLEIRIYADADGEFTFYEDENDNYNYEKGVYSTIPFEWNDAEKTLTIGERKGEFPGMLTERTFNIVFASKDKNVGTLNKVVHYSGKEVVVKL
- the xyl3A gene encoding xylan 1,4-beta-xylosidase; amino-acid sequence: MNYIRKILVAALLFSALSVKAQFPYQNPNLSSEERAKDLISRLTLEEKATLMCDQSDPIPELGVKRFNWWSEALHGYANNDSVTVFPEPIGMAASFNDKLLYHIYDAVSDEARAKYHQWIRAGNENKRFLSLSVWTPNVNIFRDPRWGRGQETYGEDPYLTSRMGVAVVKGLQGPEDAKYCKLLACAKHYAVHSGPEWSRHELNLNNVNPRELYETYMPAFKALVQEADVRQVMCAYQRLDDEPCCGNTRLLQRILRDEWGFKYLVVSDCGAITDFFTTHNVSSDAVHAASKAVLSGTDVECVWENYPFKNLPEAVERDLIKEEDIDKSLMRVLVGRFDLGDFDNDSIVPWAQIPASVLNNEKHRQLALDMARQSMTVLQNNNNVLPLSKKHKKIAVIGPNANDKPMLWGNYNGIPVRTISILDGIQTKIAADKILYDKACDLAEDKVTVSYFGQCSVDGKPGFKATYWNNPNREGDIVTSQQIVNPIKMTTAGQHEFASGVKLEGFSAIYETDFVPKVSEEIVFKGGATGYFELLVNGETIKKYNNWRTLPSRMPFKVEAGQKYKIQILYNQSNNWQANIEFDFGKEIDVDYTNLINKLKGVDDVIFVGGLSGNLEGEEMPVNYPGFKGGDRTNIELPSVQRNCLKALKEAGKKVIFVNCSGSAIALAPETESCDAILQAWYPGESGGLAVADVLFGDYNPSGKLPVTFYENSEKLGDFEDYSMKGKTYRYTTEALFPFGFGLSYTQFTIGEAKADKNSIQPNESVELSIPVSNVGQRSGTEILQVYIRKVNDMDGPLKSLRAYERVELAKGKTVKAKIVLPPSSFEFYDWSQRKMTVTKGEYEVYYGNSSKEEDLKKIRISIL